The following proteins are encoded in a genomic region of Vibrio spartinae:
- the menE gene encoding o-succinylbenzoate--CoA ligase, protein MINHAPAQQAPWLRWAVERPTAIALKVAQHTYTWQAVAEKVAAIAAALQLQGIADDDVVTLVGKNHPDAVWLFLARLHVGALSALLPPQPIAMLQRKLETIYRPEQTMWLFCADPSEAAALQTQLPDCRMVGRIVDCQPATGVVKPANYHPEQLSSLIFTSGSTGDAKAVAHTSRQHFASAQGLLSQFHFTVSDTWLLSLPVYHVSGLSIIYRWLQAGACLRIGRIEDGEMTDVTHASLVPTQLQRLLDQSIPHVLTHVLLGGSYIPPELARRAAALGIETWLGYGMTEAASTVTAKRVDGRESCGSVLPLRQVKIDHDRIYISGDTLAGGYYRQGTLTPLCDDSGWFDSKDMGYWHEQELHITGRVDNLFISGGENIHCEEIEAVLVRHPQVDIAVVVPVADATYGARPVAVIGCEPGWQSMSADLREWLEGRLETFKWPDGYYQLPEHFYTKGHTQGIKISRAAVKTWLSAEIKGCRDPDKQL, encoded by the coding sequence ATGATCAATCATGCCCCTGCCCAGCAAGCCCCGTGGCTGCGCTGGGCCGTTGAACGGCCGACCGCCATTGCGCTGAAAGTCGCGCAGCACACCTATACGTGGCAAGCGGTGGCGGAGAAGGTGGCGGCTATTGCTGCGGCGCTACAGTTGCAGGGCATTGCTGACGATGATGTCGTGACATTGGTCGGCAAGAATCATCCCGATGCGGTCTGGTTGTTTCTGGCGAGGTTACATGTCGGGGCGCTGAGCGCTTTGTTGCCGCCACAACCGATTGCCATGTTGCAGCGTAAACTGGAGACGATCTATCGTCCGGAGCAAACCATGTGGTTGTTCTGTGCCGACCCGAGTGAGGCCGCTGCATTGCAGACACAGTTGCCGGACTGTCGCATGGTTGGTCGTATCGTTGACTGTCAGCCAGCCACCGGTGTTGTTAAGCCCGCCAATTATCATCCTGAGCAGTTGAGCTCATTAATCTTTACTTCCGGTTCGACCGGGGATGCAAAGGCGGTTGCTCATACGTCTCGCCAGCATTTTGCCTCTGCGCAGGGATTGTTATCTCAGTTTCATTTCACCGTCAGTGATACTTGGTTACTGAGTCTGCCTGTTTATCATGTTTCCGGGTTATCGATCATTTACCGCTGGTTACAAGCGGGGGCTTGTCTGCGGATTGGGCGGATTGAAGATGGTGAGATGACGGATGTGACCCATGCTTCGCTGGTGCCGACCCAGTTACAGCGGTTGCTGGACCAGTCGATTCCTCATGTGCTGACACATGTACTGCTCGGCGGCAGTTATATTCCGCCGGAACTTGCCCGGCGAGCGGCTGCGCTCGGCATTGAGACATGGCTGGGGTATGGGATGACCGAAGCTGCGTCAACGGTCACCGCCAAACGTGTTGATGGGCGCGAGAGTTGTGGCAGCGTGCTGCCTTTGCGTCAGGTAAAAATTGACCACGACCGGATTTATATCAGCGGTGATACACTGGCTGGCGGTTATTATCGTCAGGGAACGCTGACACCACTGTGTGACGATTCAGGCTGGTTTGACAGCAAGGACATGGGGTATTGGCATGAACAAGAACTCCATATCACCGGTCGGGTTGATAATCTGTTCATCTCCGGCGGAGAAAATATCCATTGCGAAGAAATTGAAGCGGTTTTAGTTCGACATCCGCAGGTTGATATTGCAGTGGTGGTGCCTGTTGCTGATGCCACCTATGGGGCGCGTCCGGTCGCGGTGATTGGGTGTGAACCGGGCTGGCAATCGATGAGCGCGGACCTCAGAGAGTGGCTTGAGGGACGGTTGGAGACATTTAAATGGCCGGATGGTTATTACCAATTGCCTGAACATTTCTATACGAAAGGCCATACGCAAGGGATTAAAATCTCTCGTGCTGCGGTCAAAACGTGGCTGAGTGCCGAAATCAAGGGATGCCGCGATCCGGACAAGCAGTTATGA
- a CDS encoding PLP-dependent cysteine synthase family protein has protein sequence MSSNHGWIKQAIHQIMAEEAHHPETPLIKLPVPGLQNIDIYLKDESCHPTGSLKHRLARSLFLYALTNGLIGPDTPIIESSSGSTAISEAYFARMLGLPFYAVMPRTTARKKIELIEQYGGQAHFVDRAGDIYPAARQLAETLNGHYIDQFTYAERASDWRGSDNVAHAIFDQMAQERFPLPSWLVMSAGTGGTSATLGRHIHYRQYPTQLCVADCENSVFYDAFVHNNAQLTCQQSSRIEGIGRPRVEPSFIPGVIDTMMAVPDAASIATIYWLEKQTGRKAGPSTGTNLYATLKLAQQMQRDGETGSLVTLWCDDGERYLDCYYNPAWVRQHFGDITPYLAQLDSFERNGNFSADQQSKITPQPELQAGA, from the coding sequence ATGTCCAGTAATCATGGTTGGATTAAGCAGGCAATTCATCAAATCATGGCCGAAGAAGCCCATCATCCGGAGACACCGCTCATCAAACTGCCCGTCCCCGGTTTACAGAACATCGACATTTACCTCAAAGATGAAAGCTGCCACCCGACCGGGTCACTGAAACACCGCTTGGCCCGCTCACTATTTTTGTATGCTTTAACCAATGGGTTGATCGGACCGGACACACCCATTATTGAATCCTCTTCCGGCAGCACGGCCATCTCTGAGGCCTATTTTGCCCGGATGCTGGGCCTGCCTTTCTATGCCGTCATGCCACGAACCACTGCGCGTAAGAAAATTGAATTGATCGAACAATATGGCGGTCAGGCTCACTTTGTCGATCGTGCTGGTGATATTTATCCGGCAGCCCGACAACTGGCTGAGACACTCAATGGACACTATATCGACCAGTTCACCTATGCAGAACGGGCATCAGACTGGCGTGGCAGCGATAATGTGGCTCATGCAATATTTGATCAGATGGCACAAGAACGTTTTCCGCTGCCAAGCTGGTTGGTGATGTCAGCCGGTACCGGCGGCACCTCTGCCACACTGGGACGCCACATTCATTATCGCCAATATCCAACTCAACTGTGTGTTGCGGATTGTGAAAACTCCGTTTTTTACGACGCATTCGTCCACAATAATGCCCAGCTGACTTGCCAACAGAGTAGCCGGATTGAAGGGATTGGTCGCCCGAGAGTTGAACCGAGCTTTATTCCCGGCGTCATCGACACCATGATGGCTGTCCCTGATGCTGCCAGCATCGCAACCATTTACTGGCTGGAAAAGCAAACCGGCCGCAAAGCTGGCCCGTCAACAGGGACCAACCTCTATGCGACCCTCAAGCTCGCCCAGCAAATGCAACGTGACGGTGAAACCGGCTCGCTTGTCACGCTGTGGTGTGATGATGGTGAACGCTATCTGGACTGCTATTACAATCCCGCTTGGGTGCGTCAACACTTCGGTGATATCACACCTTATCTGGCACAACTGGATTCATTTGAACGGAATGGGAATTTTTCTGCGGATCAGCAATCCAAGATCACACCTCAACCTGAATTGCAGGCGGGGGCGTAA
- a CDS encoding YeiH family protein, with protein MAPLFSRLFSNAFSLNKSDSLKNACQLKNIPFFIGLLVCTTAYITSPTALVIGFFLTTLGMVPQGIPLAKITKKLLAYSIIGLGFGIPLQTALTVTTHGLGLIVASLFTTLLIGWFVSVRVGLVRKTGYLIASGTAICGGSAIAAIAPAINADDDQTGLALGTVFVLNSLALFIFPVIGHLLSMSQEAFGTWAAIAIHDTSSVVGAASAYGETALKTATTLKLARALWIIPVTFLSTFLFRSESRKITIPYFIFFYCAAIIFHDQLPQFSALYHGIFALAKQTLVICLFLIGCSLSLGKLRQAGPRPLLFGVGLWVLISVSSLSWIMLTQ; from the coding sequence ATGGCCCCTTTATTCAGTCGTTTGTTCAGTAATGCTTTTTCATTAAACAAGTCTGACTCGCTCAAAAATGCTTGCCAGCTCAAAAACATTCCGTTCTTCATTGGATTATTGGTTTGTACAACCGCTTATATCACCTCCCCCACAGCACTGGTCATCGGTTTTTTTCTGACCACTCTAGGCATGGTTCCTCAGGGTATTCCTTTAGCGAAAATCACCAAAAAGCTCCTCGCTTACTCGATTATCGGTCTCGGATTCGGTATTCCGCTGCAAACGGCACTGACCGTCACGACACATGGTTTGGGGTTAATCGTCGCCAGCTTGTTCACGACCTTGCTGATCGGCTGGTTTGTCAGTGTCCGGGTCGGACTGGTGCGTAAAACCGGTTATCTGATTGCTTCAGGGACAGCGATTTGTGGCGGCAGTGCCATTGCAGCCATTGCACCAGCCATCAATGCAGATGATGACCAGACTGGCCTCGCACTGGGAACCGTTTTTGTCCTCAATTCACTGGCTTTATTTATTTTCCCGGTGATTGGTCATCTGCTCAGTATGAGTCAGGAAGCATTCGGAACGTGGGCCGCCATTGCCATTCATGATACGTCTTCGGTCGTCGGTGCAGCATCCGCTTATGGAGAGACGGCACTCAAAACCGCAACCACGTTAAAACTGGCCCGCGCACTCTGGATTATTCCGGTGACATTCCTCAGTACCTTTTTATTTCGCAGCGAATCAAGAAAAATCACCATTCCTTATTTCATTTTCTTCTACTGTGCGGCGATTATTTTTCATGACCAGTTGCCTCAATTTTCCGCTCTCTATCATGGCATCTTCGCGCTGGCGAAACAGACATTAGTCATTTGCCTGTTTCTGATTGGTTGTAGTCTGTCATTGGGTAAGTTACGTCAGGCAGGTCCAAGACCGTTACTCTTCGGCGTTGGTTTATGGGTACTCATCTCGGTGTCATCACTGAGCTGGATCATGCTCACTCAGTGA
- a CDS encoding MGMT family protein, giving the protein MAHSDDKQQFLAQVFTVIHQIPPGKVSTYGDVAKMAGYPGYARHVGKALGQLPKGSTLPWFRVINSKGEISLSGPDFERQRTELVAEGIPISSNGKISLRCYRWQPGSM; this is encoded by the coding sequence ATGGCTCACTCCGATGATAAACAGCAGTTTCTCGCTCAGGTATTTACCGTGATTCACCAAATTCCGCCCGGTAAAGTCAGCACCTATGGCGATGTGGCTAAAATGGCGGGTTATCCGGGCTACGCGCGCCATGTCGGTAAAGCACTGGGGCAACTGCCCAAAGGCTCGACACTCCCTTGGTTTCGGGTCATTAACAGTAAGGGAGAAATCTCTCTGTCCGGTCCGGATTTTGAACGACAACGTACCGAATTAGTCGCAGAAGGGATACCAATCAGCAGCAACGGCAAGATTTCACTGCGTTGCTACCGCTGGCAACCCGGCTCAATGTGA
- a CDS encoding Lrp/AsnC family transcriptional regulator, with protein MQMDKTDKHLLRLLQQNADWSLNELAEAVHLTTTPCWKRLKKLEDMGVIHKRVALLDPEKLGLNFTAYVMLKTSNHSHEWYVRFVEIASEFPEVMEFYRMAGEYDYMMKVVVKDMRCFDEFYKQLVNRVEGLSDVTSTFAMESLKYTTELPLS; from the coding sequence ATGCAGATGGATAAAACCGATAAACATTTACTGCGACTGTTACAGCAGAATGCGGATTGGTCTTTGAATGAGCTTGCCGAGGCGGTTCATCTGACAACGACACCATGCTGGAAGCGGTTAAAGAAGCTGGAAGACATGGGCGTTATTCACAAGCGAGTCGCGTTGCTGGATCCGGAAAAGCTGGGGTTAAACTTCACGGCCTATGTGATGCTCAAAACCAGTAATCACTCGCATGAGTGGTATGTCCGTTTTGTTGAAATCGCCTCAGAGTTTCCTGAAGTGATGGAATTTTACCGGATGGCGGGGGAGTACGACTATATGATGAAAGTCGTGGTGAAAGATATGCGCTGCTTTGATGAATTTTATAAACAACTGGTCAATCGTGTCGAAGGGTTGAGTGATGTGACCTCAACCTTTGCGATGGAGTCACTGAAATATACCACGGAACTGCCCTTATCATGA
- a CDS encoding Tim44 domain-containing protein, with amino-acid sequence MKRFLSLMTLIIVSVAVMPVADAKKFGGGRSLGNSFKTAPASKQQYSNTNTQNNKAGQTQNAGRKGLMGGLMGGLLAGGLLAAFFGGAFEGIQFMDILIIGLVAYFIFKLLRGMLAAKQGSMNQQQPAFGGTAHRQSHVHNFEQPADSMGGSGFGTNAASDVPHRYPPAFDRAGFLNGAREHYRILQGAWNHNELDMIREYVSASLFEDLKAERDKLVGEQHTDVMYVDAEFVRADYDANRAQLSLQFSGRYRDAVEGTEEEIQDIWHLERDLTVPNAPWLIVGIQG; translated from the coding sequence ATGAAACGTTTTTTATCGTTAATGACCCTAATCATTGTTTCAGTGGCAGTGATGCCTGTTGCTGATGCCAAGAAATTCGGTGGTGGCCGCTCTTTGGGCAATAGCTTCAAAACGGCACCGGCATCCAAGCAACAGTACAGCAACACCAACACGCAGAATAATAAGGCAGGTCAGACCCAAAATGCCGGACGCAAAGGGCTGATGGGTGGACTCATGGGTGGTTTGCTGGCTGGTGGTCTGTTGGCGGCCTTCTTCGGTGGTGCTTTTGAAGGTATCCAGTTCATGGATATTCTGATTATCGGGTTAGTGGCGTATTTTATCTTCAAACTATTGCGCGGGATGCTGGCTGCCAAGCAGGGCAGTATGAATCAGCAGCAACCGGCATTTGGCGGGACCGCTCATCGCCAGTCTCATGTGCATAACTTCGAACAACCTGCTGATTCCATGGGTGGCAGTGGCTTTGGTACCAATGCTGCCAGCGATGTACCGCACCGTTATCCGCCAGCGTTCGATCGGGCTGGTTTTCTCAACGGTGCCCGTGAACACTATCGCATTTTGCAGGGCGCATGGAATCATAATGAGTTAGACATGATTCGTGAGTACGTTTCTGCAAGCTTGTTTGAAGATTTGAAAGCCGAGCGGGACAAACTGGTCGGTGAGCAACATACCGATGTGATGTATGTCGATGCTGAATTTGTCCGAGCTGACTACGATGCGAACCGTGCCCAGTTGAGCTTACAATTTTCAGGGCGTTACCGTGATGCTGTCGAAGGGACTGAAGAAGAGATCCAGGATATCTGGCATCTTGAACGGGACTTAACCGTACCGAATGCGCCTTGGCTGATTGTCGGTATTCAAGGCTGA
- a CDS encoding hydrolase, translating to MMLTLNPHETALILIDLQHGILAPQRYPHHADDILARCQSLAARFRQHGATVVGVNVGWSADQQDYPPGVVDEPTPAPDAMEHWMTLADGVVQDGDLRITKRQWGAFTGTELDMQLRRRGIRHLVVVGIATNMGVESTLRHGWELGYDMLTIENACSSFSAEFHHMAFETIFPRLARVLPSDDVLHFI from the coding sequence ATGATGCTGACATTGAATCCGCATGAAACCGCATTGATTCTGATCGATTTACAACATGGCATCCTCGCACCGCAACGCTATCCGCATCACGCCGATGACATATTGGCAAGGTGTCAATCTCTGGCAGCGCGTTTTCGCCAGCACGGTGCAACGGTTGTCGGTGTCAATGTCGGTTGGTCGGCTGACCAACAGGATTACCCGCCCGGTGTGGTTGATGAACCGACACCGGCACCGGACGCGATGGAACACTGGATGACACTGGCTGATGGCGTGGTTCAAGATGGTGATTTACGGATCACCAAACGGCAATGGGGCGCGTTTACCGGGACAGAGCTGGATATGCAGCTCCGCAGACGTGGGATTCGTCATCTTGTTGTCGTTGGCATCGCCACCAATATGGGCGTGGAATCAACGCTACGTCACGGTTGGGAGCTCGGATATGACATGCTCACCATCGAAAATGCTTGTAGCTCATTCTCAGCAGAATTTCACCACATGGCTTTTGAAACCATTTTCCCGCGACTGGCCCGGGTTCTGCCAAGCGATGATGTCCTGCACTTCATTTAA
- a CDS encoding MFS transporter — protein sequence MSHTTSSLLSSRRFLPYFITQFFGAFNDNVFKNTLLLFVAFSSAGQLAISSTLFINLAAGLFILPFFLFSASSGVLADQLEKSQLIRKIKMLEVVIMSLAAVGFITHSYLILLLLLFLMGTQSALFGPVKYALLPQQLRPDELMSGNALVETGTFLAILLGTLLAGVIASTPSAEYIAAGAVLVVALCGYLASCYIPNAPATAPTQRFRWRPISQTRNTLHIAKQDPVIHRTILIISWFWFMGATYLTQFPNFTRYFLHGNEGAVSWLLTLFSVGIALGSLLCDRLSRHRIELGLVPLACLGISLFGYGLADGVPGALPQPMDFATFITTTELWPLFVSLLLLGVSGGMFIVPLYTLLQQRAHPDQRAQVIAALNIYNALFMVISAILAIIVLSLLQWSIPDLFLLLSLINLGVAVYLLCKRPIETLRFVLACLAKLCYRVHYRNLHHLPSQGGALIICNHVTYLDALILSAASPRLIRFVMEADYTTSPLIRPVLNRAGVIPICAAHGKTIRQAFVQIEQALQQGELVCIFPEGRLSSDGEIGPFLRGLDRIIQHTSAPVIPLALKGMWGSYFSRHRGRACRGIPQRFRARIEVEAAPPIVAADTSSAQLRQYVAELRGAWR from the coding sequence ATGTCTCATACGACTTCATCACTGCTCTCTTCCCGGCGTTTTTTGCCCTATTTCATCACCCAGTTTTTCGGGGCATTTAACGACAATGTGTTTAAAAATACCCTGTTGCTATTTGTTGCATTCAGCAGTGCCGGGCAACTGGCGATTTCAAGCACCCTGTTTATTAATCTCGCTGCCGGTTTATTTATTCTGCCTTTCTTTTTATTTTCTGCATCTTCCGGTGTGCTTGCGGATCAACTGGAAAAAAGCCAACTGATCCGAAAAATTAAGATGTTAGAAGTGGTGATCATGAGTCTGGCTGCCGTTGGATTCATCACCCACAGCTATCTTATTCTACTCTTGCTGCTTTTTCTGATGGGGACTCAATCAGCCTTATTCGGCCCGGTCAAATATGCCTTACTGCCACAGCAACTCAGACCGGATGAACTGATGAGCGGCAATGCGCTGGTTGAAACCGGGACATTTTTAGCCATCTTGCTGGGGACCTTACTGGCCGGTGTCATCGCTTCAACCCCGAGTGCAGAATACATCGCAGCGGGTGCCGTATTGGTGGTCGCCCTGTGTGGCTATCTGGCAAGTTGCTATATTCCCAATGCACCGGCAACCGCGCCGACGCAACGTTTTCGGTGGCGCCCCATCTCACAAACACGTAACACACTGCACATTGCCAAGCAGGATCCCGTGATCCACCGGACCATTCTGATCATCAGTTGGTTCTGGTTTATGGGAGCGACCTATCTGACCCAATTTCCCAATTTCACCCGTTATTTCCTCCACGGTAACGAAGGTGCGGTCTCTTGGCTACTGACGCTGTTCTCCGTAGGCATTGCCCTCGGCTCTTTACTATGTGATCGTCTTTCGCGCCATCGCATTGAACTCGGACTTGTGCCACTGGCCTGCTTGGGGATCTCGCTCTTTGGCTACGGGTTGGCCGACGGTGTGCCGGGCGCACTCCCCCAACCCATGGACTTTGCGACCTTTATCACCACCACCGAACTGTGGCCGCTATTTGTGAGCCTGTTGTTACTGGGCGTCTCCGGCGGGATGTTTATCGTCCCTTTGTACACGTTATTACAACAGCGCGCCCATCCGGACCAACGTGCTCAGGTGATTGCAGCCCTCAATATATACAACGCGCTGTTTATGGTCATCAGCGCGATTTTAGCCATTATCGTCCTGTCGTTGCTGCAATGGTCAATCCCCGACCTGTTTCTGTTACTCTCGCTGATCAATCTGGGCGTCGCGGTCTATTTACTGTGCAAGCGACCAATTGAGACACTGCGTTTCGTGCTGGCATGTCTGGCGAAGCTATGCTATCGCGTGCATTACCGCAATTTGCATCATCTTCCGTCGCAAGGCGGCGCCCTGATTATCTGTAACCATGTCACATATCTGGATGCGCTGATTCTCAGTGCCGCTTCACCGCGATTGATCCGCTTCGTGATGGAAGCCGATTACACCACTTCGCCGCTGATTCGGCCCGTGTTGAATCGTGCAGGGGTTATCCCGATCTGTGCTGCACACGGCAAAACCATTCGCCAAGCGTTTGTCCAGATTGAACAGGCACTTCAGCAAGGAGAACTGGTCTGTATCTTCCCCGAAGGACGGCTCTCATCAGACGGTGAAATCGGACCGTTTCTGCGCGGTTTGGACCGCATTATTCAACACACCAGTGCCCCGGTCATTCCGCTGGCACTGAAAGGAATGTGGGGCAGTTATTTCAGCCGTCATCGCGGCCGCGCCTGTCGTGGCATCCCCCAACGTTTCAGAGCCAGAATTGAAGTGGAAGCGGCGCCGCCAATCGTTGCTGCCGACACCAGCAGTGCGCAGTTACGGCAATACGTTGCTGAATTAAGGGGGGCGTGGCGGTAG
- a CDS encoding TetR/AcrR family transcriptional regulator, producing MARRNDHTREELIQLTLEHVKKFLTDHSYHELSLRKVAAMIGYVPSTLVNVFGNYNLLLLHAVAQTLDELIEAARQAVSQSTDHRDALFQLAYCYHDFAQDHTFRWQLIFEHNMNGEDLPEWQTQRIDHMTDILETLLQQLAPQRSAEEITTTSRVLWAGVHGITLLSVDDKFFASSPIDGNELIHNLLTHYLKAW from the coding sequence ATGGCCAGAAGAAACGACCACACGCGAGAAGAGCTCATTCAGCTGACATTAGAACATGTCAAAAAATTTCTTACCGATCACTCCTATCATGAGCTGAGCTTACGCAAAGTCGCCGCCATGATTGGGTATGTCCCCAGTACACTCGTCAATGTTTTCGGCAACTATAATCTCCTGCTATTACATGCAGTCGCCCAAACACTCGATGAGCTGATTGAAGCTGCCCGACAAGCCGTCAGCCAAAGTACCGATCACCGGGACGCCTTATTTCAGCTCGCCTACTGCTATCACGACTTTGCCCAAGACCATACCTTCCGCTGGCAACTGATTTTTGAACACAATATGAATGGCGAAGATTTGCCCGAATGGCAGACCCAAAGAATCGATCACATGACGGATATACTGGAAACCCTCTTACAACAGTTGGCGCCACAACGTTCAGCAGAGGAAATTACCACCACCAGTCGCGTATTGTGGGCCGGTGTCCATGGCATCACGTTGCTGAGTGTCGATGATAAATTCTTTGCTTCATCACCGATTGATGGCAATGAACTGATTCATAACCTATTGACTCATTATCTAAAGGCTTGGTAA
- a CDS encoding YbaY family lipoprotein, translating to MMKHNNQWYLLLPLLCVFLSSAGQAQAQRHESRIHHMTGTLLGDYPLPEHVFVVVTLNDQTQHDQVIAKYQFHGDGLTLPIDFQLAYSGANIRHNHRYRIQAEIVERGHVRYVGEGMAAELAPEPSVYDGQIQMTLVKSASSH from the coding sequence ATGATGAAACATAATAATCAATGGTACCTTTTGTTGCCCCTTCTCTGTGTTTTTCTCAGCAGTGCGGGACAAGCACAAGCTCAACGCCATGAATCACGCATTCATCACATGACGGGTACATTACTCGGTGATTATCCATTACCGGAACATGTGTTCGTGGTGGTGACACTCAATGATCAAACGCAACACGATCAAGTGATTGCGAAATACCAGTTTCATGGTGATGGTTTAACATTGCCGATTGACTTTCAACTCGCTTATTCCGGGGCGAACATCCGGCACAATCATCGCTACCGCATTCAGGCGGAGATTGTTGAACGAGGTCATGTCCGGTATGTAGGCGAGGGGATGGCAGCAGAGCTTGCACCTGAACCGTCAGTCTATGATGGTCAGATCCAGATGACATTGGTGAAAAGCGCATCATCACATTGA
- the tesB gene encoding acyl-CoA thioesterase II, with product MSKALNNLLKLLQLEKLEEGLYRGNSEHLGLPQVYGGQVIGQALSAARYSVDAERTVHSFHSYFLHPGDPEKPIVYDIEKLRDGRNFSTRRVKAIQNGRPIFYLTASYHGEGTGFEHQNTMPEVAGPENYASETELMNQISHRLSDAVKKMFCREKPIEIRPVHVVNPFKPEKIEPKQYLWIRANGKLPNDQLIHQYLLAYASDWGFLITALQPHAVTMMTPGFQVATIDHSMWYHRPFSMDEWLLFAIESPSATNGRGLVRGEIYNQQGDLVASAVQEGVMRFLDHTSPKQSDGNDPSDDA from the coding sequence ATGAGCAAAGCTCTCAATAATTTACTTAAACTTTTACAATTAGAAAAACTAGAGGAAGGGCTCTACCGGGGCAACAGTGAACACCTCGGATTACCGCAGGTTTATGGCGGACAAGTGATCGGTCAGGCACTCTCTGCTGCCCGCTATAGCGTCGATGCTGAGCGAACGGTTCATTCATTTCATAGCTACTTTCTTCATCCGGGCGATCCGGAAAAACCGATTGTTTATGATATAGAAAAGCTCAGAGACGGACGTAATTTCAGCACTCGGCGTGTCAAAGCGATCCAAAATGGCCGACCGATTTTTTATCTGACCGCGTCATACCACGGTGAAGGCACCGGCTTTGAGCACCAAAATACAATGCCAGAGGTTGCCGGGCCGGAAAATTATGCGTCTGAAACTGAGTTGATGAACCAAATTTCCCACCGCCTCTCTGACGCCGTCAAAAAAATGTTTTGTCGCGAGAAACCGATTGAAATCCGTCCGGTGCATGTGGTGAACCCGTTCAAGCCGGAAAAAATCGAACCCAAGCAGTATCTGTGGATCCGGGCCAACGGCAAGTTACCGAACGATCAATTGATCCATCAGTATCTGCTCGCCTACGCCTCTGACTGGGGCTTTTTGATCACAGCATTGCAGCCGCATGCAGTCACGATGATGACACCGGGATTTCAAGTCGCAACCATCGATCACTCGATGTGGTATCACCGCCCGTTCAGTATGGATGAGTGGCTGTTGTTTGCGATTGAGAGTCCGAGTGCCACCAATGGCCGTGGTTTGGTGCGGGGCGAAATCTACAATCAGCAAGGTGATTTGGTTGCCAGTGCGGTACAAGAAGGTGTGATGCGCTTTCTTGATCACACCAGTCCAAAGCAATCCGATGGCAACGATCCATCAGATGACGCTTAA